The following DNA comes from Ascaphus truei isolate aAscTru1 chromosome 1, aAscTru1.hap1, whole genome shotgun sequence.
CATATGTACCTTCAGGTAAAGTGAAAGTTTGGGATTCAGTGACTGCCTGTCATAATCCTGAACGGTCCATGAAGgttgttttttatttgtgtcaGCCCTTCCTACATCCAAGTACAATGGGTTACTCTTCATGGTCGATCCTACGATTTCTGGGGTGATGTGTTCACATAGTGCTTTGTTAATAAACACTGGACTGTCCCCATTTGGTGAGTGGTTAGGCTCAGTAACATTGCTGCGGTCTCCCTAATATGAAGAATTAGGTAGTACAGTTAATATCTTTGGTAATATCATTTAGATTAAAATGATGATAATATTATGCAAGTATCATATGACTATTATTTCAAGATTATTTACTAGTTAGAActaaaacaatatataaaaaattaattcttttaacttttgttgtttcattctgtatatttaatttttaattgCATAATATAAAACAATAGAATAATCATGGGATGCTAGAAATGTCAAGTAATTGTAATATTGCAATCATTCAATGAACATCTCTATGTAATTCACTatgtatatacatgcatacaatcGACATTACAAaatagatttgttttagaattagCATTCATGTTTATATACCCTTTGTCTCAATGAAATTAAATAATGGTAGGCCTTTCTGGTTGATGCTTGATgtatattatttttacatttgacaAGATGGTAATGTAAATGCAATgagaatgtatttttattttcgtAACAAAAACATAATGAATACAACAGCTGACCCCTTTTAAAATTGATGGAATGTGAATGTGGGCTTAAAGTTGTATCACTTACCTGTAAATAAACCTTGTTGTGCCATTGTCTGGCCTGCAGAAGAGCAGAACTTGCTATTAAAGTCTTTAAATCTAGACGAAGAAATTTGTCAGGATGATTGTTATTTGGCAAGACAGAAAGATCCATGTTTCCAGTTCATTTTGTAAGAGAGACTGTTAAAACTCCCCACAGCTGCGACTGCATACATTCTGCATTATTCATGAAAGAGACAATGATCTCACAGGTGAAT
Coding sequences within:
- the MINAR2 gene encoding major intrinsically disordered NOTCH2-binding receptor 1-like; its protein translation is MDLSVLPNNNHPDKFLRLDLKTLIASSALLQARQWHNKVYLQGDRSNVTEPNHSPNGDSPVFINKALCEHITPEIVGSTMKSNPLYLDVGRADTNKKQPSWTVQDYDRQSLNPKLSLYLKENPNDLQYWLEDIYTPGYDSLIKKKEKEIKNSKYCKIFMLLALSGCILIVIVTVSVLFT